In a single window of the Streptomyces sp. NBC_00285 genome:
- a CDS encoding sensor histidine kinase: MSARIPLHKRLLVRLLITSGLIAVCSVAATAWLAVATTTQALREEQGQALADDMEVLAELSGYAATHPDWTGATATVRRLSAKTGRRIALTTPDRRTIADSAPRGTSLPPTAAATVDPLHTDTYSERGAQISGTDPRVVGPYRLTRTERAKIDVIVRKRQLCFAQNGIQTTVVHTPSGRPVLTEPDSTVQPSYVPEACGDGLLNSPTRTEEKALGALHAGARACLTRKGLSGDTPLSLGGYDLRSPSLSPVYGKPSAKQTREAQTCVDEARHAQLDPYVAPVAELFLGTGDTPAVLFDMSPANKAKVVGTAGLVLAVTVIVTALVATRLVRPLRALTAAAQQPPELHTRVPVTTRDETGILAAAFNDLAERRERLETQRRAMVSDIAHELRSPLTNIRGWLEVTRDGLVDPDPALLGSLHEEALVLQRVIDDLQDLADADAGTLRLHREPVRCDELLQQVAAAHRIAADAAGVGLRTDVDGLPWLDADPVRMRQVLGNLVSNAVRHTPAGGTVTLSAHPDGDDVVLEVSDTGSGIAPDDLPHVFDRFWRAEKSRSRRTGGSGLGLPIVRHLVAAHGGTVAADSEPGSGSVFSLRLPGGPTP; this comes from the coding sequence ATGAGCGCTCGCATCCCCCTGCACAAGCGGCTGCTGGTGCGGCTGCTGATCACGTCGGGACTCATCGCCGTGTGCTCGGTGGCCGCGACCGCCTGGCTGGCCGTGGCGACCACCACCCAGGCCCTGCGCGAGGAACAGGGGCAGGCGCTCGCCGACGACATGGAGGTCCTCGCCGAGCTCAGCGGCTATGCGGCGACCCATCCCGACTGGACGGGAGCGACCGCCACCGTACGGCGGTTGTCCGCGAAGACCGGCCGGCGCATCGCTCTGACCACCCCCGACCGCAGGACCATCGCCGACTCCGCACCGCGCGGCACCTCGCTGCCGCCCACCGCAGCCGCCACCGTCGACCCACTGCACACAGACACCTACAGCGAACGCGGTGCCCAGATCAGTGGCACCGATCCGCGAGTGGTCGGCCCCTACCGGCTCACGAGGACCGAACGCGCCAAGATCGACGTCATCGTGCGCAAACGCCAGTTGTGCTTCGCCCAGAACGGCATCCAGACCACCGTCGTGCACACCCCCAGCGGCCGCCCGGTCCTCACCGAACCGGACAGCACCGTGCAGCCCTCCTACGTGCCCGAGGCCTGCGGCGACGGGCTGCTCAACTCGCCGACCCGGACGGAGGAGAAGGCCTTGGGCGCACTCCACGCAGGAGCGCGCGCCTGCCTCACCCGCAAGGGCCTGTCCGGCGACACACCCCTGAGCCTCGGCGGCTATGACCTCCGGTCCCCGTCGCTGTCGCCCGTGTACGGCAAACCGAGTGCGAAGCAGACGCGCGAGGCCCAGACCTGCGTCGACGAAGCGCGTCACGCCCAACTCGACCCGTACGTGGCACCGGTGGCCGAACTCTTCCTGGGCACCGGGGACACACCGGCCGTGCTGTTCGACATGTCCCCGGCCAACAAGGCCAAGGTCGTCGGCACCGCCGGACTCGTGCTCGCCGTCACCGTGATCGTGACCGCGCTGGTCGCCACCCGGCTCGTCCGGCCGCTGCGCGCCCTCACCGCGGCTGCCCAGCAGCCACCGGAACTCCACACGCGTGTGCCCGTCACCACCCGGGACGAGACCGGCATCCTCGCCGCCGCCTTCAACGACCTGGCCGAACGCCGCGAACGCCTCGAAACCCAGCGCAGGGCGATGGTCAGCGACATCGCCCACGAACTGCGCAGCCCGCTCACCAACATCCGCGGCTGGCTGGAGGTCACCCGGGACGGCCTCGTCGACCCCGACCCCGCCCTGCTCGGGTCCCTGCACGAGGAGGCCCTCGTCCTGCAACGCGTCATCGACGACCTCCAGGACCTCGCGGACGCCGACGCGGGCACCCTGCGCCTGCACCGGGAGCCCGTCCGCTGCGACGAACTCCTCCAGCAGGTCGCCGCGGCCCACCGGATCGCCGCCGACGCGGCCGGGGTCGGGCTGCGCACCGACGTCGACGGCCTGCCCTGGCTGGACGCCGACCCGGTCCGGATGCGGCAGGTGCTCGGCAACCTCGTCTCCAACGCGGTACGCCACACCCCCGCCGGCGGCACCGTCACCCTGTCCGCCCACCCGGACGGCGACGACGTCGTCCTGGAGGTCTCCGACACCGGCTCAGGCATCGCACCCGACGACCTGCCGCACGTATTCGACCGGTTCTGGCGCGCGGAGAAGTCCCGCAGCCGCCGCACCGGCGGCAGCGGCCTGGGCCTCCCCATCGTCCGCCACCTGGTCGCCGCCCACGGCGGAACGGTCGCAGCCGACAGCGAGCCGGGCAGCGGGAGCGTCTTCAGCCTGCGGCTGCCCGGCGGCCCGACACCGTAG
- a CDS encoding response regulator transcription factor — protein sequence MCAHVLVAEDDEMQAELIRRSLLAEGHTATVVHDGRAALDAARRLAPDLVVLDLMLPVIDGFGVCRVLRQDDDSSCIPVVMLTARSAENDVLLGLELGADDYMTKPYSPRELMARIRTVLRRSGRGALGDRREDPVIRAGGLAVDPVRHEVRCEGTPVECTPAEFEILLAMAAEPERVFSRRQLLEVTRGTDRASTERAVDVHIMNLRRKTEADPRRPVRLLTVFGVGYKLSGGRG from the coding sequence GTGTGCGCACATGTGCTGGTTGCCGAGGACGACGAGATGCAGGCCGAACTCATCCGGCGTTCCCTGCTGGCGGAAGGACACACCGCCACCGTGGTCCACGACGGGCGGGCCGCCCTCGATGCGGCCCGGCGGCTCGCCCCCGACCTCGTCGTCCTCGACCTGATGCTTCCGGTCATCGACGGCTTCGGGGTGTGCCGGGTGCTGCGGCAGGACGACGACAGCTCCTGCATCCCCGTCGTGATGCTCACCGCGCGCTCGGCCGAGAACGACGTACTGCTGGGCCTGGAGCTGGGCGCCGACGACTACATGACCAAGCCGTACAGCCCGCGCGAACTGATGGCGCGCATCCGGACCGTGCTGCGGCGCAGCGGCCGAGGCGCGCTCGGGGACCGGCGCGAGGATCCCGTCATACGCGCCGGCGGCCTGGCGGTCGATCCCGTACGGCACGAAGTGCGCTGCGAGGGCACTCCGGTGGAGTGCACGCCGGCCGAGTTCGAGATCCTCCTGGCCATGGCCGCCGAGCCGGAACGGGTCTTCTCGCGCCGCCAGTTGCTGGAGGTCACCCGGGGCACCGACCGGGCGTCCACCGAACGGGCCGTGGACGTGCACATCATGAATCTGCGCCGCAAGACCGAGGCCGACCCGCGCCGACCGGTCCGGCTGCTGACCGTGTTCGGCGTCGGCTACAAGCTCAGCGGCGGCCGCGGATGA
- a CDS encoding L,D-transpeptidase family protein has translation MITRRAHVTLLAASLLLTGCGGGAMASTAGTATPPGKTPATAPSPEISVEAAPRQIPGLGPKTWAEVPADARQAVVVTGRDRDSSASTVVLYERTAAGWQAGASWPAHNALRGWSDHHLAGDLRSPIGVYTLTDAGGLLKNPGTRLSYDRGPGFTSPGTGFEGEPLAGSFDYVIAINYNRRPGTSPLDWTRPLGAGRGGGIWLHVDHGGPTHGCVSVDEEHMKALLRALDPDLRPVVVMGDATSLAR, from the coding sequence ATGATCACACGCAGAGCCCACGTGACCCTGCTCGCCGCATCCCTGCTTCTGACGGGATGCGGCGGCGGGGCCATGGCCAGTACGGCGGGCACGGCCACGCCGCCCGGAAAGACTCCGGCGACCGCTCCCTCCCCGGAGATCTCCGTCGAGGCCGCGCCCCGGCAGATACCTGGCCTCGGACCGAAGACGTGGGCCGAGGTGCCCGCCGACGCGCGGCAGGCGGTGGTGGTCACCGGGCGGGACCGTGACTCCTCGGCATCCACCGTGGTCCTGTACGAGCGCACCGCGGCCGGCTGGCAGGCCGGGGCGAGTTGGCCCGCGCACAACGCCCTCAGGGGCTGGAGCGACCACCACCTGGCGGGCGACCTGCGCTCACCGATCGGCGTCTACACGCTCACCGACGCCGGGGGACTGCTGAAGAACCCCGGCACCAGACTGTCCTACGACCGCGGCCCCGGCTTCACCTCACCCGGCACGGGCTTCGAGGGCGAACCGCTGGCCGGGTCCTTCGACTACGTGATCGCCATCAACTACAACCGGCGGCCCGGCACTTCACCCCTGGACTGGACACGCCCCCTCGGCGCGGGCCGCGGCGGCGGGATATGGCTGCACGTCGACCACGGCGGGCCCACGCACGGCTGTGTGAGCGTCGACGAGGAACACATGAAGGCCCTGCTCCGCGCCCTGGACCCGGATCTGCGTCCCGTGGTCGTCATGGGCGACGCCACCTCGCTGGCCCGCTGA
- a CDS encoding M1 family metallopeptidase encodes MPKAVRRTFVLATTPVALVALLGAAAPASTGSSGAGDPYFPLAGNGGYHVGHYDLTLRYDPGSGHLDGRAVLTARATQRLSSFDLDFKGLTVTGLTVDHAKAAFRRSGQELVVTPKRALRKGERFTVTVAYKGKPRPVSDPDDSLDGWIPTDDGAFVAGEPQGAMTWFPANNHPTDKSSYDFTITVPKGRTAVANGVLLSERTAHAKTTFRWRQSEPMAAYLATATVGKFKVQQFTTRDGIRVYNAVDPREAAAAAPVLKKLPSVLEWESKLFGPYPFRAAGSIVDHAPNVGYALETQSRPVYDRAPDLSTLVHENAHQWFGDSVSLTSWKDIWLNEGFATYTEWLYAEQHGGDSAQKTFNGLYAKPASDGLWEFPPGDPGSGANIFGTPVYDRGAMTLHVLRTTVGDAAFFRILRAWAAEHRDGHGTTAQFERLAERVSGKKLDSLFRTWLYTQGKPNRP; translated from the coding sequence GTGCCGAAGGCCGTCAGACGCACTTTCGTCCTCGCCACCACCCCGGTCGCCCTCGTGGCGCTGCTCGGGGCCGCCGCGCCCGCGTCGACGGGCTCGTCCGGAGCCGGCGACCCCTACTTCCCGCTCGCCGGCAACGGCGGGTACCACGTCGGCCACTACGACCTGACCCTGCGGTACGACCCGGGCAGCGGTCACCTCGACGGCAGGGCGGTCCTCACGGCCCGCGCCACCCAGCGCCTCAGCAGCTTCGATCTCGACTTCAAGGGACTGACCGTCACCGGCCTGACGGTCGATCACGCCAAGGCCGCCTTCCGCCGCAGTGGACAGGAACTGGTCGTCACCCCGAAGCGCGCCCTGCGCAAGGGGGAACGATTCACCGTCACCGTCGCCTACAAGGGCAAGCCCCGCCCCGTCAGCGACCCGGACGACTCGCTCGACGGCTGGATCCCCACCGACGACGGAGCCTTCGTCGCCGGTGAACCGCAGGGCGCCATGACCTGGTTCCCGGCGAACAACCACCCCACGGACAAGTCGTCGTACGACTTCACGATCACCGTGCCCAAGGGGCGCACCGCGGTCGCCAACGGTGTTCTGCTCTCCGAGCGGACCGCGCACGCGAAGACCACGTTCCGCTGGCGCCAGAGTGAGCCCATGGCCGCCTACCTGGCCACGGCGACCGTCGGAAAGTTCAAGGTGCAGCAGTTCACCACCCGGGACGGCATCCGGGTCTACAACGCCGTCGACCCGCGCGAGGCCGCCGCCGCGGCCCCCGTCCTGAAGAAGCTGCCCTCCGTGCTGGAGTGGGAGAGCAAGCTCTTCGGGCCGTACCCGTTCCGGGCCGCCGGATCGATCGTGGACCACGCCCCGAACGTCGGCTACGCGCTGGAGACCCAGAGCCGCCCGGTCTACGACCGGGCACCCGACCTCAGCACCCTCGTCCACGAGAACGCCCACCAGTGGTTCGGCGACTCCGTCTCCCTGACCTCCTGGAAGGACATCTGGCTCAACGAGGGCTTCGCGACCTACACGGAGTGGCTCTACGCCGAACAGCACGGCGGCGACAGCGCCCAGAAGACCTTCAACGGCCTCTACGCCAAGCCCGCGAGCGACGGGCTGTGGGAGTTCCCGCCGGGAGACCCCGGCAGCGGCGCCAACATCTTCGGCACTCCCGTCTACGACCGCGGCGCCATGACCCTGCACGTCCTGCGCACGACGGTCGGCGACGCGGCGTTCTTCCGGATCCTGCGTGCCTGGGCGGCCGAGCACCGCGACGGCCACGGGACCACCGCGCAGTTCGAGCGGCTTGCGGAACGGGTTTCGGGGAAGAAGCTGGACAGCCTGTTCCGGACCTGGCTCTACACGCAGGGCAAGCCGAACCGGCCGTAG
- a CDS encoding DUF488 domain-containing protein produces the protein MSVRVRRVYDPPEPGDGVRVLVDRLWPRGLSKDAARVDEWPKALTPSTALRRWYHAGEGSYEEFAERYGAELADPGAAGPLDRLRELVDEGDVTLLTASKTPEQSHATVLVRLLEA, from the coding sequence GTGAGCGTTCGCGTCCGCCGTGTCTACGACCCGCCCGAGCCCGGGGACGGGGTGCGCGTCCTGGTCGACCGGCTGTGGCCGCGCGGCCTGTCCAAGGACGCGGCCCGGGTGGACGAGTGGCCGAAGGCACTGACTCCGTCGACCGCGCTGCGCCGCTGGTACCACGCGGGCGAGGGCTCGTACGAGGAGTTCGCCGAGCGGTACGGGGCGGAGCTGGCCGATCCCGGGGCCGCCGGACCGCTCGACCGCCTCCGGGAGTTGGTGGACGAGGGCGACGTGACCCTGCTGACCGCGTCGAAGACGCCGGAGCAGAGCCACGCCACCGTCCTGGTACGCCTGTTGGAGGCCTAG
- a CDS encoding FAD-binding dehydrogenase, with the protein MDADVIVVGAGLAGLVAAHELTSRGKRVALVDQENAANLGGQAFWSFGGLFIVDSPEQRRLGIKDSFDLAWNDWQGSAKFDRVDDEDSWAVRWARAYVEFAAGEKRSWLEGHGIKFLPTVGWAERGDLTAHGHGNSVPRFHVAWGTGTGVVEPFVGYAKQAARDGLLTFHHRHQVDELVVEEGTARGVRGTVLAEDTSARGVASNRDRVGDFELTARAVVVTTGGIGANHDIVRRYWPERLGTPPAEMVTGVPAYVDGRMLDISASAGVRLVNRDRMWHYTEGIQNWDPIWPGHGIRILPGPSSMWFDALGRRLPEPCLPGYDTLSTLEYLRTTEDIAEHDHSWFILTQKIIEKEFALSGSEQNPDITAKDRAGFLKERILGKGAPGPVDAFLRKGADFVTAPNLEQLVEKMNGLTDKALLDADSVRRQIEARDLQIANSYSKDAQVQGIRNARRYIGDRLGRVATPHRILDPAAGPLIGVKLHTLTRKTLGGIQTDLDSRALGTDGKPLDGLYAAGEVAGFGGGGVHGYNALEGTFLGGCLFSGRAAGRAAAEQVG; encoded by the coding sequence ATGGACGCCGACGTCATCGTCGTCGGAGCCGGGCTCGCGGGCCTGGTCGCCGCGCACGAGCTCACCAGCCGCGGCAAAAGGGTCGCACTGGTCGACCAGGAGAACGCCGCCAACCTCGGCGGCCAGGCGTTCTGGTCCTTCGGCGGGCTCTTCATCGTCGACTCCCCGGAACAGCGGCGCCTCGGCATCAAGGACTCCTTCGACCTCGCCTGGAACGACTGGCAGGGCAGCGCCAAGTTCGACCGCGTCGACGACGAGGACTCCTGGGCGGTGCGCTGGGCGCGCGCCTACGTCGAGTTCGCGGCGGGGGAGAAGCGGTCCTGGCTGGAAGGGCACGGGATCAAGTTCCTGCCCACCGTCGGCTGGGCCGAGCGCGGCGACCTCACCGCCCACGGACACGGCAACTCCGTACCCCGTTTCCACGTCGCCTGGGGCACCGGCACCGGAGTCGTCGAGCCCTTCGTCGGCTACGCCAAGCAGGCGGCGCGCGACGGACTGCTGACCTTCCACCACCGCCACCAGGTCGACGAACTGGTCGTCGAGGAGGGCACCGCCCGCGGCGTGCGGGGCACCGTCCTCGCCGAGGACACCTCCGCGCGCGGGGTCGCCTCCAACCGTGACCGCGTCGGCGACTTCGAACTCACCGCCCGGGCCGTCGTCGTCACCACCGGCGGCATCGGCGCCAACCACGACATCGTCCGCCGCTACTGGCCCGAGCGGCTCGGCACCCCGCCCGCCGAGATGGTCACCGGCGTCCCCGCCTACGTCGACGGACGGATGCTCGACATCAGCGCGTCCGCCGGCGTCCGCCTGGTCAACCGCGACCGCATGTGGCACTACACCGAGGGCATCCAGAACTGGGACCCGATCTGGCCCGGCCACGGCATCCGCATCCTCCCCGGCCCCTCCTCGATGTGGTTCGACGCCCTGGGCCGGCGACTGCCCGAACCCTGCCTGCCCGGCTACGACACCCTCAGCACCCTCGAGTACCTGCGCACCACCGAGGACATCGCGGAGCACGACCACTCCTGGTTCATCCTCACCCAGAAGATCATCGAGAAGGAGTTCGCGCTCTCGGGCTCCGAGCAGAACCCCGACATCACCGCCAAGGACCGCGCGGGCTTCCTCAAGGAGCGGATCCTCGGCAAGGGCGCGCCGGGACCGGTCGACGCGTTCCTGCGCAAGGGCGCGGACTTCGTCACCGCCCCCAACCTGGAGCAGCTCGTCGAGAAGATGAACGGGCTCACCGACAAGGCACTCCTGGACGCCGACTCGGTCCGCCGTCAGATCGAGGCCCGCGACCTGCAGATCGCCAACTCCTACAGCAAGGACGCCCAGGTACAGGGCATCCGCAATGCCCGCCGCTACATCGGCGACCGCCTCGGCCGGGTCGCCACCCCGCACCGCATCCTCGACCCCGCCGCCGGCCCCCTGATCGGCGTCAAGCTGCACACCCTGACCCGCAAGACCCTCGGCGGCATCCAGACCGACCTCGACTCCCGCGCCCTGGGAACCGACGGCAAGCCCCTCGACGGCCTGTACGCGGCGGGCGAGGTCGCCGGATTCGGCGGTGGCGGTGTCCACGGCTACAACGCGCTGGAGGGCACCTTCCTCGGCGGCTGCCTCTTCTCGGGGCGCGCGGCCGGCCGGGCGGCGGCCGAACAGGTCGGCTAG
- a CDS encoding TetR/AcrR family transcriptional regulator, with product MVEGTVVEDTTRRVTRRRVRTRANLLDAAFAVFAAKGFGRVSIEEVCEAAGYTRGAFYSNFDSLDELFFALYQQRADLIAEQVSGALALDGPGLDVTAAADRVTEVLLLDRNWLLVKTDFLVHAARAPEVARTLLEHRARLRRAIADRLARARGHAELPAVLVDVEGAAHAVVAAYDGVTVQLLLDADVERARVWLKQLLTALLTDGSDTTV from the coding sequence ATGGTGGAGGGCACGGTGGTGGAGGACACGACCAGGCGTGTGACCAGGCGACGGGTCCGCACGCGCGCCAATCTCCTCGACGCGGCCTTCGCGGTCTTCGCCGCCAAGGGCTTCGGGCGCGTGTCGATCGAAGAGGTCTGCGAGGCCGCCGGCTACACCCGGGGCGCCTTCTACTCGAACTTCGACAGCCTCGACGAACTCTTCTTCGCCCTCTACCAGCAGCGCGCCGACCTCATCGCGGAGCAGGTCTCCGGGGCCCTCGCCCTGGACGGCCCCGGCCTCGACGTGACGGCCGCCGCCGACCGGGTCACCGAGGTACTCCTCCTCGACCGGAACTGGCTCCTGGTCAAGACCGACTTCCTGGTGCACGCCGCCCGTGCGCCCGAGGTCGCCCGGACCCTGCTCGAACACCGGGCGCGGCTCAGGCGGGCGATCGCCGACCGGCTGGCACGCGCGCGTGGGCACGCCGAACTGCCCGCCGTACTGGTCGACGTCGAAGGTGCCGCCCACGCCGTGGTCGCCGCCTACGACGGGGTCACCGTCCAACTGCTGCTGGACGCGGACGTGGAGCGGGCCCGCGTCTGGCTCAAGCAACTGCTCACCGCGCTGCTCACCGACGGCAGCGACACCACCGTATGA
- a CDS encoding alpha-ketoglutarate-dependent dioxygenase AlkB, translating into MTAHLQGSLFDQSDQLRLGPLDGIRRTVLGLGAWIDVLPGWLGGCDALFEQLASEVPWRAERRTMYDQVVDVPRLLAFYGADDALPHPVLTEAREALTAHYADELGEPFATAGLCHYRDGRDSVAWHGDRSGRGAREDTMVAILSVGAPRDLLLRPVRGGLDTVRRPLGHGDLIVMGGSCQRTWEHAVPKTTRATGPRISVQFRPHGVR; encoded by the coding sequence ATGACCGCGCACCTCCAGGGCTCCCTCTTCGACCAGAGCGACCAGCTCCGGCTCGGCCCCCTCGACGGGATCCGCCGGACCGTGCTCGGTCTCGGCGCCTGGATCGACGTACTGCCCGGATGGCTCGGCGGCTGTGACGCCCTCTTCGAACAGCTGGCCTCCGAAGTGCCGTGGCGGGCGGAACGCCGCACGATGTACGACCAGGTCGTCGACGTACCGCGCCTGCTCGCCTTCTACGGCGCGGACGACGCACTGCCCCATCCCGTACTCACCGAGGCCCGTGAGGCGCTCACCGCGCACTACGCCGACGAGCTGGGTGAGCCGTTCGCCACAGCCGGCCTGTGCCACTACCGGGACGGCCGGGACAGCGTCGCCTGGCACGGCGACCGGAGCGGGCGGGGCGCCCGGGAGGACACGATGGTCGCCATCCTCTCCGTGGGCGCACCCCGGGATCTGCTGCTGCGCCCGGTCCGCGGCGGCCTGGACACGGTCCGGCGGCCGCTGGGACACGGCGACCTGATCGTGATGGGCGGCTCCTGCCAGCGCACCTGGGAGCACGCCGTACCGAAGACCACGCGCGCGACGGGACCGCGCATCAGCGTCCAGTTCCGCCCGCACGGCGTGCGCTGA
- a CDS encoding MBL fold metallo-hydrolase — MSAGVQQVADGTYLVTGSNTNWVILTEGNSATLVDTGYPGDREQVLASLAEVGSSPEAVTAVLITHAHNDHLGSAEYLRGSYGTPVYLHEAEVPHARREFLHQVTVGTVLKNGWRPGVLPWAVHAIRSGGTAHVPVASPQPFPAEGALDLPGRPVPVHTPGHTDGHCAFHLPERGVVISGDGLVSGHPTSRVKGPQLLPDMFHHERARAVASLDVYAELDGELMLPGHGPAHRGPVREAALQARDRAL, encoded by the coding sequence ATGAGCGCGGGCGTGCAGCAAGTCGCGGACGGCACCTATCTGGTGACCGGCAGCAACACCAACTGGGTGATCCTGACCGAGGGGAACTCCGCCACGCTGGTCGACACCGGCTACCCGGGCGACCGCGAGCAGGTGCTCGCCTCCCTTGCGGAGGTGGGCAGTTCACCGGAGGCGGTCACGGCCGTACTCATCACGCACGCCCACAACGACCACCTCGGCTCCGCCGAGTACTTGCGCGGCAGCTACGGCACGCCGGTGTATCTGCACGAGGCCGAAGTACCGCACGCCCGGCGGGAGTTCCTGCACCAGGTGACCGTGGGGACGGTCCTGAAGAACGGCTGGCGGCCCGGGGTGCTGCCGTGGGCGGTGCACGCGATCCGCTCGGGCGGCACGGCCCATGTGCCGGTGGCCTCCCCGCAGCCGTTCCCGGCGGAGGGCGCCCTCGATCTGCCGGGCCGACCCGTGCCCGTGCACACACCGGGCCACACCGACGGTCACTGCGCCTTCCACCTCCCCGAGCGCGGGGTGGTGATCTCCGGCGACGGCCTGGTGAGCGGTCACCCCACCTCGCGGGTCAAGGGGCCTCAGTTGTTGCCCGACATGTTCCACCACGAGCGCGCCCGGGCCGTGGCCTCCCTGGACGTGTACGCGGAACTGGACGGCGAGCTGATGCTGCCCGGCCACGGTCCCGCACACCGCGGTCCGGTCCGTGAGGCGGCCCTTCAGGCCAGGGACCGCGCGCTCTAA
- a CDS encoding DUF4032 domain-containing protein, which yields MALQISATNPEHPALLLELPWHLPLEEWPDEVLVPLPRGISRHVVRYARAGDEVIAVKELAERPALREYELLRDLDRLGIPAVDPLAVVTGRTDSGDAPLEPVLITRHLGGSMPYRSMFETTMRPATMHRLMDALAVLLVRLHLAGFAWGDCSLSNTLFRRDAGAYAAYLVDAETGDLHAQLSNGQRDYDLDLARVNISGELLDLEASGALHPSVDAIEFGMEICSRYASLWEELTRRSVYPAGKYHFIERRIRRLNELGFDVAEMQIEHAANGDTVTFVPKVVDAGHHQRQLLRLTGLDTEENQARRLLSDLESWMATQDDYAPGDPLGARPEVLAHRWVRDVFRPTVRAVPLELRGSMDAAEIYHELLEHRWYLSERAQHDIGLDTAVEEYINNILPKARETLQPTPATAD from the coding sequence ATGGCACTGCAGATCAGCGCGACGAACCCGGAGCATCCCGCGCTCCTGCTGGAACTGCCGTGGCACCTGCCGCTGGAGGAGTGGCCGGACGAGGTCCTGGTGCCGCTGCCGCGCGGCATCTCCCGCCACGTGGTGCGCTACGCCCGGGCCGGCGACGAGGTCATCGCCGTGAAGGAACTGGCCGAACGCCCGGCGCTGCGCGAGTACGAACTGCTGCGCGACCTGGACCGGCTCGGGATCCCCGCGGTCGACCCGTTGGCCGTGGTCACCGGGCGCACCGACAGCGGCGACGCCCCCCTGGAGCCGGTGCTCATCACCCGGCACCTGGGCGGCTCGATGCCGTACCGCTCGATGTTCGAGACGACCATGCGGCCCGCCACCATGCACCGCCTGATGGACGCGCTGGCCGTCCTGCTGGTCCGCCTGCACCTGGCCGGGTTCGCCTGGGGCGACTGCTCCCTGTCCAACACCCTGTTCCGGCGCGACGCGGGCGCCTACGCGGCCTACCTGGTGGACGCGGAGACCGGCGACCTGCATGCGCAGCTCAGCAACGGACAGCGAGACTACGACCTCGATCTTGCCCGCGTCAACATCAGCGGCGAGCTGCTCGACCTGGAGGCGTCCGGGGCACTGCACCCCTCCGTGGACGCGATCGAGTTCGGCATGGAGATCTGCTCGCGCTACGCGAGCCTGTGGGAGGAGCTGACCCGCAGGTCCGTGTATCCGGCGGGCAAGTACCACTTCATCGAGCGCCGGATCCGGCGTCTGAACGAGCTCGGCTTCGACGTGGCCGAGATGCAGATCGAGCACGCGGCCAACGGCGACACCGTCACCTTCGTGCCGAAGGTCGTGGACGCCGGCCACCACCAGCGCCAACTGCTGCGCCTGACGGGTCTTGACACCGAGGAGAACCAGGCCCGGCGGCTACTGAGCGACCTGGAGAGCTGGATGGCCACCCAGGACGACTACGCCCCGGGCGACCCCCTCGGCGCCCGTCCCGAGGTCCTCGCGCACCGGTGGGTACGCGACGTCTTCCGTCCCACCGTGCGGGCCGTACCGCTCGAACTGCGCGGCTCGATGGACGCGGCCGAGATCTACCACGAGCTGCTGGAGCACCGCTGGTACCTGTCGGAGCGGGCCCAGCACGACATCGGGCTGGACACAGCCGTCGAGGAGTACATCAACAACATCCTCCCCAAGGCACGGGAGACGCTCCAGCCCACCCCCGCCACCGCGGACTGA